One Candidatus Methylomirabilota bacterium genomic region harbors:
- a CDS encoding xanthine dehydrogenase family protein molybdopterin-binding subunit — MGQFGIGQSVKRFEDVRLLRGEGRFLGDVSLPGQAQAVILRSPHAHARIVSIDAAAALRAPGVLAVFTGADVARDGLGTMKMTLKRTRPDGSPMFAPAHRGLAVERARHVGDPVALVVAETRAQAEDAADLVRVDYEALPSITDTGLAAQPGSAPVWDECPDNVSNLHQAGDRATTDEAFARAAHVVRRRYVITRVHAQYLESRGALGVYDPGEDRYTLYADVQYPHRVRNALASNIFKIPEHQIRVIAGDVGGAFGTKGWQYAEHRLVLWAARKLGRPVKWQSERREAIPADEHARDNVSEAELALDAQGRFLALRVRTYANVGAYVSSDRNLLATFSNIATLVGVYTFPAAHVAVYAVLTNTNATAPYRGAGRPEATYVIERLIDDAARELGMDRLALRRANLIPASAMPYRTALGVTYDCGEFERCMDAALELGDVAGFEARREASRARGRLRGLAVVNAIERAAGPQPEFAEIRFAPSGSATIFMGTKNQGQGHETTFKQILHERLGLDPADVRYIDGDTDRVAFGMGTMGSRSTVIGGTALWTAAEKVIAKGRKIAARLLEAAEADVSFGDGKFSVVGTDRALALKEVARAAFQPAQLPPGLEPGLYETGTFAPKQDTWPNGCHVCEVEVDPDTGDVTLERYAIADDVGTVINPLTLKGQIHGGVAQGVGQALMEQVVYEPDSGQLLTASFMEYAMPRADTFCDMAIESHPVPTALNPIGAKGAGEAGTVGALPAVINAVMDAIAPLGVRELDMPASSDRVWRAIRDAQPDPRARA, encoded by the coding sequence ATGGGCCAGTTCGGGATCGGCCAGTCGGTCAAGCGATTCGAGGACGTCCGGCTGCTGCGCGGCGAGGGGCGGTTCCTGGGCGACGTGAGCCTGCCCGGCCAGGCCCAGGCGGTCATCCTCCGCTCGCCCCACGCGCACGCGCGCATCGTCTCCATCGACGCGGCCGCCGCCCTGCGGGCACCGGGGGTGCTCGCGGTCTTCACGGGCGCCGACGTGGCCCGCGACGGCCTCGGCACCATGAAGATGACGCTCAAGCGCACGCGCCCGGACGGCTCGCCGATGTTCGCGCCGGCCCACCGGGGGCTCGCGGTGGAGCGCGCGCGGCACGTGGGCGACCCGGTGGCCCTCGTGGTCGCGGAGACGCGCGCCCAGGCCGAGGATGCGGCGGACCTGGTGCGCGTCGACTACGAGGCCCTGCCGTCCATCACCGACACCGGCCTCGCCGCGCAGCCCGGCAGCGCCCCGGTCTGGGACGAGTGTCCGGACAACGTCTCGAACCTCCACCAGGCGGGAGACAGGGCGACGACCGACGAGGCCTTCGCCAGGGCCGCGCACGTGGTGCGACGGCGGTACGTGATCACCCGCGTGCACGCCCAGTACCTGGAGTCACGCGGGGCGCTGGGCGTCTACGATCCCGGCGAGGACCGCTACACGCTCTACGCGGACGTGCAGTATCCGCACCGGGTGCGCAACGCGCTGGCCAGCAACATCTTCAAGATCCCGGAGCACCAGATCCGCGTCATTGCCGGTGACGTGGGCGGCGCCTTCGGGACCAAGGGCTGGCAGTACGCCGAGCACCGGCTCGTGCTGTGGGCGGCGCGCAAGCTCGGCCGGCCCGTCAAGTGGCAGTCCGAGCGCCGCGAGGCCATTCCCGCCGACGAGCACGCGCGCGACAACGTGAGCGAGGCCGAGCTGGCCCTCGACGCGCAGGGACGCTTCCTGGCCCTGCGGGTGCGGACCTACGCCAACGTCGGCGCCTACGTCTCCTCGGACCGCAACCTGCTCGCGACGTTCAGCAACATCGCCACCCTGGTCGGGGTGTACACGTTCCCCGCGGCGCACGTCGCGGTCTACGCCGTGCTCACCAACACCAACGCCACCGCCCCGTATCGAGGAGCGGGCCGGCCCGAGGCGACGTATGTCATCGAGCGCCTCATCGACGACGCCGCGCGCGAGCTGGGGATGGATCGCCTCGCGCTCCGCCGCGCGAACCTGATCCCGGCCTCGGCGATGCCGTATCGCACCGCGCTGGGCGTCACCTACGATTGCGGCGAGTTCGAGCGCTGCATGGACGCCGCGCTCGAGCTGGGGGACGTGGCCGGCTTCGAGGCGCGCCGAGAGGCGTCGCGGGCGCGCGGCCGGCTGCGCGGGCTCGCGGTGGTGAACGCGATCGAGCGGGCCGCCGGGCCGCAGCCCGAGTTCGCGGAGATCCGCTTCGCGCCGAGCGGCAGCGCGACCATCTTCATGGGCACGAAGAACCAGGGGCAGGGCCACGAGACCACGTTCAAGCAGATCCTCCACGAGCGGCTGGGGCTCGATCCGGCCGACGTGCGGTACATCGACGGCGACACCGATCGGGTGGCCTTCGGCATGGGCACCATGGGCTCGCGCTCGACCGTGATCGGGGGGACCGCGCTGTGGACCGCCGCCGAGAAGGTCATCGCGAAGGGACGCAAGATCGCGGCCCGTCTGCTCGAGGCCGCCGAGGCCGACGTCTCGTTCGGTGACGGCAAGTTCTCGGTGGTGGGCACCGACCGGGCGCTCGCGCTCAAGGAGGTGGCGCGCGCGGCGTTCCAGCCCGCCCAGCTGCCGCCCGGGCTCGAGCCCGGCCTCTACGAGACCGGGACCTTCGCGCCGAAGCAGGACACCTGGCCGAACGGCTGCCACGTGTGCGAGGTCGAGGTCGATCCGGACACCGGCGACGTGACGCTCGAGCGGTACGCGATCGCCGACGACGTGGGCACGGTCATCAACCCGCTCACCCTCAAGGGCCAGATCCACGGCGGCGTCGCGCAGGGCGTGGGCCAGGCCTTGATGGAGCAGGTGGTCTACGAGCCCGACTCCGGCCAGCTGCTGACCGCCTCGTTCATGGAGTACGCCATGCCGCGCGCCGACACGTTCTGCGACATGGCGATCGAGAGCCATCCCGTTCCGACCGCCCTGAACCCGATCGGAGCCAAGGGCGCGGGCGAAGCGGGCACGGTCGGCGCGCTGCCCGCGGTCATCAACGCGGTGATGGATGCGATCGCGCCCCTCGGCGTGCGCGAGCTGGACATGCCCGCGAGCAGCGACCGGGTGTGGCGCGCCATTCGAGACGCGCAGCCGGATCCGCGGGCGCGCGCGTAG
- the rph gene encoding ribonuclease PH, giving the protein MRHDGRRPDQLRPVTITRDYLRHPEGSVLVEFGDTKVICTASVEDKVPPFLKGQGKGWVTAEYGMLPRSTNTRMSRERGGPSGRSQEIQRLVGRSLRSVVEMAKLGERTVWVDCDVIQADGGTRTAAISGAFVAVADAIGSLQKTGTLAGSPLRDCVAAISVGMVGNRPVLDLDYVEDSTAEVDMNVVMTGAGAFVEVQGTAEQTPFPKARLDELLALAGDGIARLITLQRRALEARGDKRFTL; this is encoded by the coding sequence CTGCGACACGACGGTCGTCGGCCGGATCAGCTGCGGCCGGTGACGATCACGCGCGACTACCTGCGCCATCCGGAGGGGTCGGTGCTCGTCGAATTCGGCGACACCAAGGTCATCTGCACCGCATCGGTGGAGGACAAGGTGCCGCCCTTCCTCAAGGGACAGGGCAAGGGCTGGGTGACCGCCGAGTACGGGATGCTCCCGCGCTCCACCAACACGCGCATGTCGCGCGAGCGCGGCGGACCGAGCGGCCGCTCTCAGGAGATCCAGCGGCTGGTGGGCCGCTCGCTGCGCTCGGTCGTCGAGATGGCCAAGCTCGGCGAGCGCACGGTGTGGGTGGACTGCGACGTCATCCAGGCCGACGGCGGCACCCGCACCGCGGCCATCAGCGGGGCGTTCGTGGCGGTGGCCGACGCCATCGGCAGTCTGCAGAAGACGGGCACGCTGGCCGGCTCGCCGCTGCGTGACTGCGTGGCCGCGATCAGCGTGGGCATGGTCGGCAACCGGCCCGTGCTCGACCTGGACTACGTCGAGGATTCCACCGCCGAGGTGGACATGAACGTGGTCATGACCGGGGCGGGCGCCTTCGTGGAGGTGCAGGGGACCGCCGAGCAGACCCCGTTCCCGAAGGCCCGGCTCGACGAGCTGCTGGCGCTGGCCGGCGACGGGATCGCCCGGCTGATCACGCTGCAGCGCCGGGCCCTCGAGGCGCGTGGCGACAAGCGCTTCACCCTCTGA
- a CDS encoding N-acetylmuramoyl-L-alanine amidase gives MMRRLTAAVLLFTLMGILVGSAHAARPESVEIKDRAGNRGTLPITVTDDGAAYIAPDRLAAMLKGAWHVKGDRATLTIGKHTAEFVRGQSSARVAGQTIALDSAARVVGHSWLVSRDFLSKGLPRLSAGVSVVAVSESRKPQTRTVQGSVPLEEMRYRSYPSFTRIVIETGAKLAYAVVSTDEEVRVRLPGLSLSDSRVEEIGDGLVQEVRLEPADGVAVLRVMLEGTAGEVKHTTLVDPYRLVLDVYRPREPGSEPGRSGQMQPLKLIVLDAGHGGHDTGAVGPSGLMEKEIVLDVTRRVARRVESGLGVKVVMSRDSDVFVPLRERTNFANKHRADLFVSIHANAHPQAVSEGVETYFLSSEASDNVARQVAAVENGVVQLEGSGGSRQRGDMLKSILWDLAQSEFQEESSFMAETVQDSMSKSLSLVNRGVKQAGFYVLGGAAMPAILIEIGFLTNRKEEKKLGTAEHREALARAIYTGLAEYKRRYDQRMRTAQSAPARSAPASLSPR, from the coding sequence ATGATGCGACGACTGACCGCCGCCGTTCTGCTGTTCACGCTGATGGGGATCCTCGTCGGCTCGGCTCACGCTGCGCGCCCCGAATCGGTCGAGATCAAGGACCGCGCCGGCAACCGCGGCACGCTCCCGATCACCGTCACCGACGACGGCGCCGCCTACATCGCCCCCGATCGCCTCGCCGCCATGCTCAAGGGCGCGTGGCACGTGAAGGGAGATCGGGCGACCCTCACCATCGGAAAGCACACCGCGGAGTTCGTGCGGGGCCAGTCCAGCGCGCGCGTGGCCGGGCAGACCATCGCGCTGGATTCGGCGGCGCGCGTCGTGGGCCACAGCTGGCTCGTCTCGCGCGACTTTCTGAGCAAGGGGCTGCCGCGTCTGAGCGCGGGCGTCTCGGTCGTCGCCGTCTCGGAGAGCCGCAAGCCGCAGACCAGGACCGTCCAGGGATCGGTGCCGCTCGAGGAGATGCGCTACCGGTCCTATCCGAGCTTCACTCGCATCGTGATCGAGACCGGCGCCAAGCTGGCCTACGCGGTGGTGTCGACCGACGAGGAGGTGCGGGTCCGCCTTCCTGGCCTCTCGTTGAGCGACTCCCGCGTCGAGGAGATCGGCGACGGCCTCGTCCAGGAGGTCCGGCTCGAGCCGGCGGACGGCGTCGCGGTGCTCCGCGTGATGCTGGAGGGTACCGCCGGCGAGGTCAAGCACACCACGCTGGTCGATCCCTATCGCCTCGTGCTCGATGTGTACCGGCCGCGGGAGCCCGGCAGCGAGCCGGGGCGCAGCGGTCAGATGCAGCCGCTGAAGCTGATCGTGCTGGACGCCGGCCACGGCGGCCACGACACCGGCGCGGTGGGACCGAGCGGGCTGATGGAGAAGGAGATCGTCCTGGATGTGACGCGGCGGGTGGCGCGGCGGGTCGAATCCGGTCTCGGGGTGAAGGTCGTCATGAGCCGCGATTCCGACGTCTTCGTGCCCCTCCGCGAGCGCACGAACTTCGCCAACAAGCATCGGGCGGACCTCTTCGTGTCGATTCACGCCAATGCCCACCCGCAAGCGGTCTCGGAAGGCGTGGAGACCTATTTCCTCTCGTCCGAGGCCTCGGACAATGTGGCGCGGCAGGTGGCCGCGGTCGAGAACGGCGTGGTCCAGCTCGAGGGCAGCGGCGGCTCGCGGCAGCGCGGCGACATGCTGAAGAGCATCCTGTGGGACCTCGCGCAGTCCGAGTTCCAGGAAGAGTCGAGCTTCATGGCCGAGACCGTGCAAGACTCGATGAGCAAGTCGCTGAGCCTGGTCAACCGCGGGGTGAAGCAGGCGGGGTTCTACGTGCTGGGCGGGGCGGCGATGCCCGCGATCCTGATCGAGATCGGCTTCCTGACCAATCGCAAGGAGGAGAAGAAGCTGGGAACCGCCGAGCATCGCGAAGCTCTGGCCCGCGCCATCTACACCGGGCTCGCCGAGTACAAGCGCCGCTACGACCAGCGGATGCGCACCGCGCAGAGCGCGCCGGCCCGGTCCGCTCCCGCGAGCCTCTCGCCGCGATGA